The window GCAAAGTCGGAATAAGTGAATCTATAATGAAGTCAAGTCCAGCCCTCACAATGACAGGGTTAAGCTTTACTGGACTCAATTCGAAGTTCAAAACTCTGACTCGAATCGAATACTTTTTTGCCCTGGTCAAACTCGACTCAATACAAAACTCAACATATTCAAGCTTGACTCAGCTGGACTCGTTTTGCAGTATATAAGAACTCAACAAACTCGACTCTGTCATGCTTAATTATAAGTAAAAAGTATAGTTATAAGTACATTTAACATAtcagggaggaaaaaaaagtacaaaaattaaaatacttgaTTAGGCTCACAACCCGATCAAGTCGGTAGCTTTAGGCTCAAACTCAGCTTGACAAGCTATTCGAGTCACTCATACTTGACTCAAGCTCTTAAAAAAGGTTGAGCCAATTTCTGCATAGACTCTTGCACTATGTAACACGGACACTCTCCGAAAGCCTTATTGTCGTGTTCAAcactccgacacgctccgacacatCTTGACATGCTTCGACAcacggtcaacgagtgtcgaaaaatccgacacgtggtcaactctctccgacacgctTCGACACGTGAGTCCGAAATTCCGACACGCAATTCCAACaagcacggggtcaattttaaaaatttctaatacttatggggtcaaaatataaatatacacaaaagaagtaataaaagaagtaacaaaaatgttataaatatacacgaacgggtcaattttttttttcagttttgtttttttagaattgttttagttttttaaaaagtcttttactatgaaagaagtaataaaaaatgttatatatgataaataaataaatttaaaaatatcatttcagcatttttctttaaacaatgtttttttcctctaagttttatgtattattgtaacaaattaaaataatgaatgatattatttaatatttttcgtgtaaattaattgtatgctattttattattatttatttatgtatttatatataaaaatatatttaatatataatgtgtcggGTCTtgtcaaaattctctatttttaaaaaatgacgtgtcggtgtgtcgtgtcgtgtcgcgtatctgtgtcggtgctacatagctcTTGCGTAGACTCAGTCAAGCCATCGTCTTTTTCCCCTTTAAATCCAAGCTTTGGCAATAGAGCTTCAAGGAGAACTTCTCATGGTGAACTTGTTAGGGGCATTGTTTAACCACTTTAAACTTAGGCTGCGTCTAGTTAACGAAAATGGAtaatttggaaatatttttttttaaatgaaagtttatattacatataaaaattaatgaacaaaaaatactttcattatcCACAAAGATATCTAGACATAAAATAATGAACTCATTTTCATTGAccaattattttaagtgatataaataattatttttaggaaaatgttataaatttatttttttagtagaaTAACGGAACATTAATTACCCCTTGTTTTTCTACGTACGTTGTGTCTACATCGGTTCCACAGTTCCAACATATGCTTGACCATTCGTTATTGGCCATGAGAGACATATTCTTGCTTCAGCATGTTTACATCATTTCTTCAACCAAAGACGATAAACACGTCAATATTTCCGAAGAAAATACTTTAAAAGGTCAATCAGCACTAAAAAGTCTTGGATAACACAAAACCAGAACATATCCCTTAATATACTTACTAAATTCCCAGGACATAGATCGAGAGAGAATTTTATTCTACTGTATCCACTAAGGTCATGATCCCCATCACTTCTCACGGAGGAAGGCATCAGTGAGAACCTTCTTGGAGTTCAATGAAGCCCTCAGCAGCTTTACACCCTTCAAAGTCACaaaccaaataataaaaaaggaccGTTAATATCTAAATGATTGTACAAAATATGAAACTTGGATTTAATCCATATACACATATTATTAGTTGAGAATATCTTTGTAGTATAAAGCcagtatcttttttttttttttttttacacaagtCACGTCGAtccatattaatttttaatttataaatcacTTACAAGTAGAATTTCCACATAAATTGTTAAGAGTTATAAAGTTTGAACGactgatatataaatatatccTAATCGCAAGGAATGGCATGGGCTTACCTCGTCCATTCCCAAGCTGATCACCTTCTCCTCAAGATGCCCAATCTCCTTCACGTTGAACCGGTTGAGTAAAGTAATGCTCGAAATATTCGACATCGGCATGACGGTCAGATCGTCCATCACCATGTACGTCACCACTCCTTGCACAAAACCGCCTTTATAGTCCGAGCCAGCTGCTGATTCTGCAGAAGCCGACAGGTTACCAGCCGGTGATTCGACAAGAGTGATTGTATTGTAGAAAATGGTTCATGGAATTTCTGTTTCTGCATTGAGGACAAACTGCAGAACGGTCCTCAGCCACATAGGCAGAACAGTTAAAAAGTACAAACCTGAAGAGAACCTGTTGGAGGTTTTGGGTGTTGAATCTATGGTCGAAGTCTCTGGCAATTTGAATTGGATTGCGGAGAGAAAGGCGGGTGCTTTGGGTTTCAAGAGAATGTCTTTCTTGGAATATGCGATGTACTCATCGTTCAGCTTCTCAACGCTGCTGTAGAGATTGCCTAGACTGCCCTCCATCCCGGTTTTCTCAAGAAGCCTGATCACCGTTCCGACCGGCAACACGAGGATGTGAAAGAGGAAGTCGACAAAGTCCTTACCACCTTCGGCAAACAGCACCCTCTGGCTGCTCCTGTCCACGAGAAGCTTCAACTTCACTCTTCCTGTCGCCATTCTTCAGGTCACTGTATGCAGAGAGGAAGCTTAGGCTCGTGCAATGCTCCTTGCGAGTAGCTCCAGTGGAGATTTGGTCGATCATCATGTGTGCAGCGGCCGTATTTATACATATGAAGGGCCAAATGGTTAAGAAACGTAAGGAAGTGAAAAGGGCAGGAGCAAATGAAGAGTCAAGGGCTGCTTTATCCATTGTTATCATCTCGGAGAGATCAGATGTGGATGGTCGCTACGAAAACCGGtcaaatacatgaatgaatccAATATATGTTCATGCACGTTCAGATCTTATGGCTTTCTGTCTTCTAGTAACTAATGAGGAGTCATTGGGGCCTGCAATTATCCCCGAGTTAAAAGAAATTGCTCTACTgtaggaggaggaagacgaacAAGAGAGGTTATTGTATTCCCGCCAGTGAATTTGTACACGGGAACTACTAGATGCACCTCGTCATCCGGACGGAACAAGAACAAAATCTCAAGGGTGCAAATCATATAAAAGCAACCTAGATAGGTAAGTCATATTCATATgtgaataataaaaattttaactgAATTATTATcttgcaaaataaatgatttcACAAAATAGATTGATATCCGGTAATAGAATTTTATACTGCTGCTCACTATTTCTCGAAGTATATACAATAAATTACCAATTTTGTTAACTACCCCTCGGCAGATTGACAATGAGGATTTGCTTCCATCTCGTTCTCGTCTcctcttattttttcttcagTTCTTGGTTGGCCAACAGCCCAGCAAACCGGGCAGCAATCCCCGTTATCTAATTTTCTCTGTTCCAGTCTCGCAGGAAAGATATCCATAGCTTTTcttcaaaatatgacaaaagACCGCTAGTTCTTTTGCTTGCTCTATAGCACTAGTGCCGCGCCAAATATCATCGTTGTCTCTTCTTTGGTTGTCCATTTTATGCTTGAATTTGGTCTTTAGATTACTTTCGCTACATGGAATAACAGGAAGTGCTGCTTCATGGCGGACGGAGTTCATTTGGAGAAAGAAGTTTAAAGGAAATCGTTTTGCCAACTCTACTATTTTAAACTTTCTTGGCGTGGTTTTCCAAGTCATATTTTGGAAAGTAGGAATCAAAATTTGCACTTGTCTATTTCTCGTACTTAGATATTGATTCTGTCGTTCGTTCTGTTGTCTCTAACTTCATAATTAAGTTGAGTTCTTTCGACGAGTTTGAAAGGAAGATTAAGGTGGCAATGACAGATTGATTTGCAGGTGTTTGAAAATATAAGCatgacattttttgtactcttttgAAGACTGTGACTGGGTTTAGCTCCCCTGTGCTCAGTTTGCATAAATTATACGTTTAACTAGGTTGTCCACAAAAATTAATTGCGTAAAAGTCACAGAATTATATTGTTAATTGCCAAAAAAACAATACGGATTTTTCCTTCacgtcaataaaaaaaaatttctaggtAATTTGTTGATAACTTGCTAATACTTTTATGAAATTAATGACTTCTTTAATTGTATGTCAATTACCAAGTTTTTTACTGTATTACCAACTTCATTGGCAAATTTATTAACGCTTCGGAAGTACAAACTCTTAACAGCCCAGAAGCCTGTGCTACGCGCGGGTCCTTTCCTTGACTTGCTTTTGCGGGACAACTAATTTCCCATTAGAAGTACCAATCAAAAtgatttatcacaaaaagaaagagaacaaaaatcaaaattcaccaTGGATCACTTAATTCTGTTCATGTTTTCTTCATGTTAGATTTCGttatatattttctaatttccCGACGAGCATCGTTACTTACTTTTGCAAATTGGATATATAGTAATTACATGTCTTCCAAGTGTTTACGTTTATCTATACACATGCAAGTTTTTATATATGCACGTACATACATTCAAGACACGATAGAATCAAATTAATTCATCAGCGCGTTGTTGCTATTGCATATTGGCTGCAAATCAACTTATAAGGTTCGAACATGATGAGAAGGCAATTTCATAATAAAGGtaatggaaatttgaaatttatacaATCCAATTTCATGTGAAACTGCCTATGGAATTGAGCTagcatatatttaaaaattaattaacttgTCGAGCAACGTAAgggaagaaacaaaagattTCCTGATGTAGATTGAAATTATTTGCCTCTATTCTCTCTTGCATGGTCTTAAAAACGTTTAAATGCAGCATATGAATGTAAAAATACATATGGTGtcctaaaatattttggaagaGTAGCTCTCTTTCTAAAATCGGTTCCTTTTTAACATttccttttgaaagttttaaattaaaGCGTTGACACTATTGAAGGAGAAAacaaattattttaggaaaaaagccacaaaaagaCTTCAAACTATATCAACTATAACtcatttaccctaaacttttttatgacatcaaaaaccccaaactatatcaattgtaacacatttatcctaaaaaaatttcttgtaatataaaaaatctcaaactagtatatatgtgacaaatttactctatgttccattaaatgatttttcaggcaaaaaaacatcatttttatttcacttaaatcATGTGAGCACCATGTCAATAACATTTGCTTCCCAACATCAATGTAGGTAGATTTTTAATAGTTTTCATTAACGGAACTTTGATAAAGAGTAAATACATCACACAAAtacaattttgagatttttggtatcacagaaaaaagtttagggaaCATGTATTACAATGGGCAtagtttggaaattttggtggttttttctcattattttaaataataaagttcaaactaataaaagataaacaaaaatgaagaaatatagGACGATGCTTTTAAAAAGTATTggatttcataaaaaaatgttcCGTTCCAATCGGGTAATATTCACACCCTTCCGTTCaggtacatttttattttctgtgatGCTCTCATGAAAATGTTCCGTTCCAAGATCCGAAATTTGACGATGAATGATGATaagttgatgagattaatcTAACAATATTCATGTCATTTTTTTGACCAAACAGATACTATCATATCATAAATAGAGACAATAAACATGTCAATATCTCCAAAATCCTTCGGACTTAAAAAATCAATCCGCACTAAAAGTCTTGCATAACGCCCAGAATACTTCAGACTTAAAAAGTCAATCCGCACTAAAAAGTCTTGCATAAACCCCAGTCACAAAATTAGAATCTATCCCTTcataaactctctctctctctctctctctctctctctctctctctctctctctctctaaatgaATTCAATGGCATCCACTTGATCACGATCTCTCTCACTTCTTCTCACCACgatctctctcattttttctCACCGAAGAAAACATCAGTGAGAACTTTCTTGGAGTGCAATGAAGCCCTCGGCAGCTTTATACCCTTCAAAGTTACAAAGCAAGTAATTTAATagatttgttaatatttaaATGATTGTACAAAATCTAAAAGTTCGATTAATCAATATTGTGGTACAGACTACAGaggcaataattttttttcctgtgaATAACTCACATCGATCGATATTCGTTTGTAATTTATTTCGTCTCCCAAAATGGATTTTCCACATGAACTGTTGCGTCATAAAGTTTGGACTCTTAGAATCTAAACATAACATAATAGCAAGGTATGGCATGGGCTTATCTCGTCCACTCCCAAGCTGACTACCCTCTCCTCAAGATACCCGATCTTCTTCACGTAGAAATCGCTGAGCAAAGTAATGCTCGAAATAGTCGACATCGGCTTCACCTCCAGACAGTCCATTACCATGTACGTCACCACCCCTTGCACGAAACCTCCCTTGCCGTCCGACTCAGCTGGTGAAGCCGCAGTAGCCGTAAGGTACCAGCCGGTGATTCGACAAGAGTGAATTTGTGGTTCATGGAATTTCCACAACTAGGACATATTGCAGAAGGGTCCTCAGCCACGTAGGTCCAACAGTCAGTGTTCGAACGGGAAAGGCACCTGTAGTAGTTTTCGGGTGGTAAATCTAAGGACGAAGTCTCAGGCAACAGAAATGGGATTTCGGAGCGGGTGCTTTGGGATTCAAGAGAAAATCTTTCTTGGAAGATTCGATGTACACATCGTGCAGCTTCTCGAGGCTAC of the Eucalyptus grandis isolate ANBG69807.140 chromosome 10, ASM1654582v1, whole genome shotgun sequence genome contains:
- the LOC104423315 gene encoding uncharacterized protein LOC104423315 produces the protein MATGRVKLKLLVDRSSQRVLFAEGGKDFVDFLFHILVLPVGTVIRLLEKTGMEGSLGNLYSSVEKLNDEYIAYSKKDILLKPKAPAFLSAIQFKLPETSTIDSTPKTSNRFSSESAAGSDYKGGFVQGVVTYMVMDDLTVMPMSNISSITLLNRFNVKEIGHLEEKVISLGMDEGVKLLRASLNSKKVLTDAFLREK